A single genomic interval of Pyrus communis chromosome 5, drPyrComm1.1, whole genome shotgun sequence harbors:
- the LOC137735208 gene encoding LRR receptor-like serine/threonine-protein kinase ERL1, with protein sequence MERRVLWRKKTELVFCFGLALMAVLFPLGSPLNDEGKALMSIKASFSNVVNVLLDWNDAHDGDFCSWRGVFCDNVSLSVASLNLSNLNLGGEISPAIGDLGNLESIDLQGNKLTGQIPDEIGNCASLIHLDLSDNLLYGDIPFSVSKLKKLELLNLKNNQLTGPIPTTLTQIPNLKTIDLAQNELSGEIPRLIYWNEVLQYLGLRGNSLTGSLSPDMCQLSGLWYFDVRGNNLTGTIPDSIGNCTSFEILDVSYNQITGEIPYNIGFLQVATLSLQGNRLTGKIPEVIGLMQALAVLDLSENELVGPIPPIFGNLSYTGKLYLHGNKLTGSIPPELGNMSKLSYLQLNDNKLVGRIPADLGKLEQLFELNLANNVLEGPIPHDISSCTALNQFNVHGNRLTGSIPLTFRNLQSLTYLNLSRNYFSGRIAIELGRIINLDTLDLSSNNFSGPVPASVGDLEHLLTLNLSGNHLNGSLPAEFGNLRSVQTIDMSFNYLSGSIPGELGQLQNLAALILNNNLLNGTIPDQLTNCFSLVTLNFSYNNLSGVVPPMRNFSRFLPDSFTGNPLLCGNWLGSICSPATKSRALFSRTAVVCMALGFITLLSMVIVAVYKSNQPKDLTLGSGKCGQGPPKLVILHMDMAVHTFDDIMRITENLNEKYIVGYGASSTVYKCMLKNSRPMAIKRLYTRYPNDMREFETELETVGRIKHRNLVSLHGYSPSPHGNLLFYDYMENGSLWDLLHGPSKKVKLDWETRLKIAVGAAQGLAYLHHDCNPRIIHRDVKSSNILLDENFVAHLSDFGVAKFIPTAQTHASTYVLGTIGYIDPEYARTSRVTEKSDVYSFGVVLLELLTGKKAVEQDSNLHQLILSKADTNTVMESVDPEVSVTCMDLSHVRKTFQLALLCTKRNPTERPTMHEVARVLVSLLPATATKHGSIPKGIDYAKFVADKEPQKPKPQQQESHSSDAQWFVRFGEVISKNTL encoded by the exons ATGGAGAGAAGGGTTTTATGGAGGAAGAAGACGGAGCTCGTCTTCTGCTTTGGGTTAGCTTTAATGGCGGTTCTCTTTCCTCTCGGCTCCCCACTCAACGATGAAg GAAAGGCGTTGATGTCAATTAAGGCGTCGTTCAGCAACGTCGTTAACGTGTTGCTCGACTGGAACGATGCCCATGACGGCGATTTCTGTTCTTGGCGTGGGGTTTTCTGCGACAATGTCAGCCTCTCTGTGGCCTCCTT GAATCTGTCTAATCTTAACCTCGGCGGAGAGATTTCGCCAGCCATCGGAGACCTGGGGAACTTGGAATCCAT AGACTTGCAAGGGAATAAGCTGACCGGTCAAATCCCCGATGAGATTGGCAACTGCGCTTCTCTCATACATTT GGATTTGTCTGACAATCTATTGTATGGAGACATACCATTCTCCGTGTCGAAGCTTAAGAAGCTGGAGCTTTT AAATTTGAAGAACAATCAGCTGACTGGTCCCATCCCTACGACTCTCACGCAAATTCCGAACCTTAAAACTAT TGATCTTGCTCAGAACGAGCTTAGCGGTGAGATTCCAAGGCTAATATATTGGAATGAAGTATTGCAGTACCT TGGATTGCGTGGAAACTCATTAACTGGATCACTGTCGCCCGATATGTGTCAATTATCAGGCTTGTGGTACTT TGATGTTAGAGGCAATAATCTGACTGGCACGATCCCAGACAGCATTGGAAATTGCACAAGCTTTGAGATCct GGATGTATCGTATAATCAGATCACAGGGGAAATTCCATACAACATTGGGTTTTTGCAAGTGGCTACGCT GTCTCTTCAAGGGAATAGACTAACGGGAAAAATTCCTGAGGTGATTGGTCTAATGCAGGCTCTTGCTGTCCT GGATTTGAGTGAGAACGAACTGGTAGGGCCAATCCCACCAATATTTGGCAATTTATCCTACACTGGGAAATT ATACCTGCATGGCAACAAGTTGACTGGGTCAATTCCACCCGAACTCGGGAATATGTCAAAACTAAGCTACTT GCAATTGAATGACAACAAACTGGTCGGGAGAATTCCTGCTGATCTTGGCAAGCTGGAGCAATTGTTTGAGTT GAATCTTGCCAACAATGTTCTGGAAGGTCCCATTCCACATGATATCAGCTCCTGCACCGCTTTGAATCAATT CAATGTGCATGGAAACCGATTGACTGGGTCCATCCCTCTGACATTCCGAAATCTGCAGAGTTTGACTTATCT GAACTTGTCAAGGAACTATTTTAGTGGGAGAATAGCTATTGAGTTGGGACGCATCATCAATCTGGACACATT GGATCTGTCTAGCAATAACTTTTCTGGCCCTGTTCCAGCTTCGGTTGGTGATCTTGAGCACCTTCTGACCTT GAATTTGAGTGGTAATCATCTTAATGGTTCTCTGCCAGCAGAATTTGGGAACCTCAGGAGTGTTCAAACTAT TGATATGTCATTCAACTATCTTTCTGGGAGCATCCCAGGAGAATTGGGGCAGTTGCAGAACCTTGCAGCGCT GATACTCAATAACAACTTATTGAATGGAACAATACCTGATCAGCTAACCAACTGTTTCAGTCTTGTCACCCT GAATTTCTCATACAACAATCTATCAGGCGTTGTACCTCCTATGAGGAACTTTTCACGATTTTTGCCCGACAG CTTTACTGGAAACCCATTGTTGTGCGGCAACTGGTTGGGATCGATATGTAGTCCTGCCACAAAATCCAGGG CTCTATTCTCCAGAACAGCCGTCGTTTGTATGGCATTAGGCTTCATCACATTGTTATCCATGGTGATAGTTGCAGTTTACAAATCTAACCAACCAAAGGATTTAACGTTGGGTTCTGGCAAGTGTGGGCAAG GTCCTCCTAAACTTGTAATCCTTCACATGGATATGGCTGTACACACCTTTGACGATATAATGAGAATTACTGAGAATCTAAATGAGAAGTATATTGTAGGTTATGGTGCCTCTAGTACAGTGTACAAGTGTATGCTAAAGAATTCCCGACCCATGGCAATTAAGCGACTCTACACTCGGTATCCTAATGACATGCGGGAGTTTGAGACTGAACTTGAAACCGTTGGCAGAATCAAGCATAGAAATCTTGTCAGTCTGCATGGCTATTCACCGTCTCCCCATGGAAATCTACTTTTCTATGACTATATGGAGAACGGATCTCTCTGGGATCTGCTTCACG GACCATCAAAGAAGGTTAAACTTGACTGGGAAACGCGGTTGAAAATAGCGGTTGGTGCAGCACAGGGACTTGCTTATCTTCACCATGATTGCAACCCCCGAATCATTCACAGGGATGTTAAATCCTCAAACATATTGCTGGACGAGAATTTTGTGGCTCATCTATCTGATTTTGGAGTTGCAAAATTCATCCCAACTGCCCAGACTCATGCATCAACTTATGTTCTTGGAACAATTGGCTACATTGATCCAGAATATGCCCGAACCTCCCGTGTCACCGAAAAGTCTGACGTGTATAGCTTTGGGGTCGTGCTTCTTGAGCTACTGACCGGGAAAAAGGCTGTGGAACAGGATTCAAACTTGCATCAACTG ATACTGTCCAAGGCTGATACCAATACTGTAATGGAGTCTGTCGACCCGGAGGTTTCGGTTACTTGCATGGATTTATCTCATGTCAGGAAGACCTTCCAACTCGCCCTCCTGTGCACCAAGCGAAACCCTACTGAAAGACCAACCATGCACGAGGTTGCAAGGGTTCTGGTCTCCCTCCTTCCTGCaacagccacaaaacatggttCCATTCCGAAGGGCATTGATTACGCAAAGTTTGTGGCTGACAAGGAACCACAGAAGCCAAAACCGCAGCAGCAAGAGAGCCATTCATCCGACGCTCAGTGGTTTGTCCGCTTCGGTGAAGTCATATCCAAGAACACGCTTTGA